The region ATTTTGGCCAACTTATTGTTTAAGAAGAATGGTGAGAAGGTTTCTTTTATCTCTACGGATATTGAAATTCAAATTACAACCAATGCAAATTTTGGCGTTGGTTCTGAGGATGTCACAACTACCGTTGCTGCCAGAAAATTATTAGACATTTTGCGAGCGCTTCCAGAAGGTGAAGTTTCTTTAAATTTAAAAGACAACCGTATGGTTGTGCAAAGCGGAAAAAGCCGGTTCTCACTTCAAACCTTATCCGCAACAGAGTTTCCGGTAATGCAAAGCGTTGGTGAGGTAACTGCTGCATGGAGCATGACGCAAAAAAGTTTTCGTCAATTAATTAGCCAAGTTCATTTCTCAATGGCTCAGCAGGATATTCGCTATTACCTCAACGGTATGTTGTTGGTAGTGGAGGGTAAAGAGGTTGTAGCTGTTGCTACCGACGGTCATCGTTTAGCTTTTTCCCGGGTTGAGTTAACCGAGGCACCATCTGGATCGGGCCAGCGGCAGGAAATTATTATTCCTAGAAAAACAATTTTAGAGTGCCAACATTTATTAGAAGATTCTGATGAGTCTCTTGAAATTAGCTTGACTGCAAATCAAGTGAAGTTTTCCTTTGGTGACATTGAGTTGATTTCAAAACTGGTTGAAGGTAAGTTCCCTGATTTTCAACGCGTTATTCCAAAGGGCCACAAAAATACCTTAGTGGTAGGTCGTGATGCATTACAAGCAGCTTTGCAACGAGCCGCTATCTTGACTACTGATAAATTTAAAGGGGTGCGCTTCTCCTTATCCCCTAACCGAATCACTATTCAATCTACTAATGCTGAGCAAGAAGAAGCTCAGGAAGAGATTGAAACTGAATATAGCGGCGACGCAGTTGAGATTGGTTTTAATGTCAGTTATTTATTGGATGTTTTATCAAACCTCAAAAATGAAAAAATTCAAATAAGTCTAGGTGACGCAAACAGTAGTGCGGTTGTGACCTTACCTGGATCAGAAAATTTTAAGTATGTAGTGATGCCAATGCGCATTTAATTTAGAAAAAAATGACTGAAGAAAAAAAAGTAGTAGAGCAGTACGGTGCTGCATCGATTCAAATCTTAGAAGGTCTTGAGGCTGTTCGTAAACGCCCAGGGATGTACATCGGAGATACATCTGATGGCACAGGCCTTCATCATTTGGTTTTTGAGGTCTTGGATAATTCGATTGATGAAGCATTAGCAGGCTATTGCTCGGAAATCACGGTTGTTATTCAAACTGATAATTCAATTTCAATTGTTGATAACGGGCGCGGCGTTCCAACGGGTATTAAATACGACGATAAACACGAACCCAAAAGAAGTGCTGCTGAAATCGTAATGACTGAGTTGCATGCTGGTGGTAAGTTCGACCAAAACAGCTATAAAGTTTCTGGCGGTCTTCATGGTGTGGGTGTTAGTTGTGTAAATGCACTATCTAAGTGGTTAAAACTTACCATTCGTCGTGATGGTAAGGCGCACTATATGGAGTTTGCGCGCGGCGTTATCCAAAACCGTAATGTTGTAGATGAAGATGGGGTAATGGTGTCCCCAATCACGGTTACTGGTGATACCGAGCTCTCGGGTACGGAAGTTCATTTCTTGGCGGATGAAACTATTTTTGGAAATGTAGAGTTCCATTATGAAATTCTAGTTAAACGTATTCGTGAACTCTCATTCTTAAATAATGGTGTGCACATTAAGTTGATTGATCAGCGCACAGGGCAAGAAGAAGATTTTGCATTCTCTGGCGGTGTTAAAGGTTTTGTTGAATATATCAATCAAACTAAGAATGTTTTACACCCGAATATTTTTTATGCTGAGGGTGTTCGCCCTTCAGATTTAGGTGGACAAATTACTGCCGAAGTATCTATGCAGTGGAATGATAGTTTTAGTGAGCAAGTACTTTGTTTTACAAATAACATTCCACAGCGCGATGGTGGAACCCATTTAACTGGCCTGCGTGCTGCAATGACTCGTGTCATCAATAAATACATTGATGAAAATGAAGTTGCTAAAAAGGCCAAAGTAGAAATTTCCGGTGACGATATGCGTGAAGGCTTAGCCTGCGTGTTATCGGTGAAAGTTCCAGAGCCTAAATTCTCAAGCCAAACAAAAGATAAATTAGTTTCAAGTGAGGTGCGCGGCCCTGTAGAAGAGATTGTTGCGGAAGCACTCAGTGCATACCTACAAGAGCGTCCAGCCGACGCGAAGATTCTGTGCGGCAAGATAGTTGATGCAGCACGTGCTCGTGAGGCAGCGCGCAAAGCGCGTGACATGACCAGGCGTAAAGGTGTATTGGATGGGCTTGGTTTGCCTGGTAAGCTGGCCGACTGTCAAGAAAAGGATCCAACCAAATCTGAATTGTTTATTGTCGAGGGTGATTCTGCAGGCGGCTCAGCCAAACAAGGCCGCGATCGTCGCTTTCAAGCAATTCTTCCTTTAAAAGGAAAAATCCTTAACGTAGAAAAAGCGCGTTTCGACAAAATGCTAGCAAGCCAAGAGGTGGTTACCTTAATCACTGTCTTGGGTACTGGTATTGGAATTGAAGAATATAAAGCCGACAAACTTCGCTATCACCGAATCATCATCATGACCGACGCGGACGTTGACGGAAGCCATATTCGTACGCTGTTGCTGACATTCTTTTATAGACAAATGCCGGAGTTGATTGAGCGTGGCCATATTTATATTGCTCAACCACCACTCTACAAAGTTAAGTTTGGAAAAAATGAGCAATACATAAAAGATGACAACGAATTAAATCAGTTGTTATTGAAAATTGCGCTCGAGACCGCTTCTTTACAAACGCCTACTGGTGAAGTCATTGAGGGTGAGTCGCTAAACGAGTTGGCTAAGCACTACCAAGTTATCCAATCTATTGTTGACCGTTTATCCCGCACGATCGATGAGGATGCTTTACGAGCAATTGCATCGGGTACACAGTTAAATTTAGATACAGAAAAATCTGCAAATGAATCAGCCGATCGCTTAAGACAGGCACTCGCTGATTCATTAAACCCATTGGCGCTCCCCCCGGAGATCATTGTTCAGAAAGAGGACCGCACAGAACGATTTAGATTGTTGCTGTCCCGCCGCATTCACGGCAATCTGAAGCTTTCAACCATTAACTCAGATTTTGTTCATGGCGATGATTATCAAAGCCTTGCTAATGCCGCAGCTGTTTTATCTGGCAAAGTATTGCCCGGCACCAAAGTGCGTCGTGGCGATCCAGACAAGAATCAGAAAGAGCAAACAATTAATGACTTTAGGGCTGCCTTCTCATGGTTATTGTCAGAGGCTGAGCGCGTATTGAGTCGTCAACGCTATAAGGGTCTGGGCGAGATGAACCCTTCTCAGTTGTGGGAGACCACAATGGATGCAAGCTCTCGGACCTTGCTGCAAGTGAAGATAGAGGATGCAATTGCTGCAGACCAAGTATTTACAACATTAATGGGTGATGAGGTTGAGCCTCGTCGCGCGTTCATTGAAAAGAACGCATTGATTGCTCGGAACCTAGACGTTTAAAAATGGCATCTAAAAAATTAAAACCACCAAAGGTGGACCGATCTTCTATTGTTGTTAAATCCTCACCCATTCATGGGAAAGGGGTCTTTGTGGCCAAACCAATTAAAAAGGGGCA is a window of Polynucleobacter asymbioticus QLW-P1DMWA-1 DNA encoding:
- the dnaN gene encoding DNA polymerase III subunit beta — protein: MQLVNTSRDSLLKPLQVVSGIVERRHTLPILANLLFKKNGEKVSFISTDIEIQITTNANFGVGSEDVTTTVAARKLLDILRALPEGEVSLNLKDNRMVVQSGKSRFSLQTLSATEFPVMQSVGEVTAAWSMTQKSFRQLISQVHFSMAQQDIRYYLNGMLLVVEGKEVVAVATDGHRLAFSRVELTEAPSGSGQRQEIIIPRKTILECQHLLEDSDESLEISLTANQVKFSFGDIELISKLVEGKFPDFQRVIPKGHKNTLVVGRDALQAALQRAAILTTDKFKGVRFSLSPNRITIQSTNAEQEEAQEEIETEYSGDAVEIGFNVSYLLDVLSNLKNEKIQISLGDANSSAVVTLPGSENFKYVVMPMRI
- the gyrB gene encoding DNA topoisomerase (ATP-hydrolyzing) subunit B — protein: MTEEKKVVEQYGAASIQILEGLEAVRKRPGMYIGDTSDGTGLHHLVFEVLDNSIDEALAGYCSEITVVIQTDNSISIVDNGRGVPTGIKYDDKHEPKRSAAEIVMTELHAGGKFDQNSYKVSGGLHGVGVSCVNALSKWLKLTIRRDGKAHYMEFARGVIQNRNVVDEDGVMVSPITVTGDTELSGTEVHFLADETIFGNVEFHYEILVKRIRELSFLNNGVHIKLIDQRTGQEEDFAFSGGVKGFVEYINQTKNVLHPNIFYAEGVRPSDLGGQITAEVSMQWNDSFSEQVLCFTNNIPQRDGGTHLTGLRAAMTRVINKYIDENEVAKKAKVEISGDDMREGLACVLSVKVPEPKFSSQTKDKLVSSEVRGPVEEIVAEALSAYLQERPADAKILCGKIVDAARAREAARKARDMTRRKGVLDGLGLPGKLADCQEKDPTKSELFIVEGDSAGGSAKQGRDRRFQAILPLKGKILNVEKARFDKMLASQEVVTLITVLGTGIGIEEYKADKLRYHRIIIMTDADVDGSHIRTLLLTFFYRQMPELIERGHIYIAQPPLYKVKFGKNEQYIKDDNELNQLLLKIALETASLQTPTGEVIEGESLNELAKHYQVIQSIVDRLSRTIDEDALRAIASGTQLNLDTEKSANESADRLRQALADSLNPLALPPEIIVQKEDRTERFRLLLSRRIHGNLKLSTINSDFVHGDDYQSLANAAAVLSGKVLPGTKVRRGDPDKNQKEQTINDFRAAFSWLLSEAERVLSRQRYKGLGEMNPSQLWETTMDASSRTLLQVKIEDAIAADQVFTTLMGDEVEPRRAFIEKNALIARNLDV